DNA sequence from the Bacteroidales bacterium genome:
AAATCAATTATCAAAATAAATCAACTGAGATATTTTGAATAAATGCTGTATAGGTTATCTCCCTACCAATCTTTGTTTCAGAAAGAAGCATTAAAACAGGAATTTCTTTTCCACTTTTGGATGTAATATTAATCTCCCGACGCTGACCAACGATTTTCTGTTTCTGAGGATCAAGATATGCATCAAGAAATTCATCCTTTCCATCAATTTCATTAGGGAAAAGTAAGCGTATGTTTTGTCCAATAATGTAACTCTTGCTAACTTCAAATAATTGCTCAGCAGCATTATTAAAGAAGTTAACAATTCCATCCTGATCAGTTATAACCACAGCATCAAGGAAACCCTCAAGTATCTTCTCATTTCTTATTTTAGCCTTTTCAATTTCTTTAAATTGATTTTTAACTTCCTCGCGAGCTTGGCGAAGTTTTCTGTTAAGTTCAACCTCATTCTGACGGAGTAAATCTTCTTGAACCATCAAGCGTTCAGTTTGTTCTTTAGTTTCTTTCTCCATCACTTTCTCCCGGGTAATATCATTGGCTATGAAAATAACCTTGGCAATCTCTTCATACATATCTTTTACAACAGAGAAAGTAACTCTAAACCAACGCTTTTCATCTGCTTTTGTTAAGAATTTTATGGGTCCCTCAAAAGAAATGCCATGGGTAAGATCATCCCATATCCTTTCAAGGTTTTTACGATCGTTTTCCGCCACAAAATCATAAATAGATTTTGTTTTGGCTTCATGAAAATTATATCCGGTAGTTGCTAAAAATTTCTCGTTAGCGTCTAGTAACTCACCTGTTGGAGAGAATTCGCTTTTTATGCTAGAAATGTTAAGTGCGTTTATTTGTCCCTCAAAATCTAGACTTTGTTTCTTTTGATCTGTAGTATCTATAGCAAGGAATAGCACCTTCTCAACTCCTCCAAACTGATTTCGAACACATGTATAAGTTGCAATTGTCCATAGATCTTTACCACTTCTGGTAACATGTTTCATATCTCCTTCAAAATGTTTACCTCCTTTAGCAAGATTTTTCCAAAGATCATCAAACCAAAGTCTATCCTTCTTATTGATAAACATATATATATGCTTTCCCTCAACTTCGCTATTACTACTGTATTCAAGTTTGTTAAGAAAACGAGTATTTGCGTATAGTAATGTTCCATTAACATCATACTCTGCTCGAATAAGAGTATGGTTAACTGAGTTGGTAAAACTTATAAATTTTTCCGCTTGCCGAGATGCTTCCTCCTGAGTGGCTTGTAACTCTTCCATATTTTGCCGCATTTGCTCCTCCTGAGCCGCAAGAATTTCAGATTGGTTCTGTGATTCACGCAAAAGTTTGGAAGTTCTAATATTGATCTTTACAGTTGCTATAGTTGATGCAATACTTTCAGCAACCTTTTCAATAAAATCTATCTGATATTTTTCAAAAACATTAAAAGTAGCTATCTCTAATACACCATGAATCTCGTCGCGAACTTTTAAAGGAACAACTAGTAAACATTTAGGGTTTGCCCTACCAAGACCCGAAGTAATATTCAGATAACTATCTGGTACTTTTTTAAGAAAAATAGTTTGAGCCTCTAATGCACAGGTTCCTACAATCCCTTCCCCCCACTCTACTCGTTGATCTGCGAATTTTCTACGTTCATAAGCATAACATGCTGTTTGTAAAAAATGCTTATCACCAGGATCATTATCCTCTAATAGGTAGAATCCACCCTGATTAGCATCAATATATTTTACTAAATTACTAATGACTTGATAGGATAATTCTTCCATATTATCATTATCCGAACGAAGAATTTCACCGAATTTGGCCATTCCCTCTGCGATCCAATTTCTCTGTTCATCCTCATTCCTTCTAGTAATTTCCTCCTGTTTGCTTACTTTAAGGTTATCTCTTAGGTTAACAATGGATTTTCCAAGAATATCAGATTCATCAAGAACGTAATCAGCATCGATATCACCTCCCCTTAATTTCTCAACAAAACGGTAGAGTTTTCGCTGGCGAGAAAGTTCAGTTTCTAAGTTATCGTTTAGTTCGGTTTGAACAATTGAAACATATCGGACAAAATAGTATGAAATAGTAGCAAATAAAAAAGGTAATAGATCTAAAAAGTATAATATTGGCGCTACCCTATGCAGTTCTAAAACACCTGGTAAGGTTAAAGCTATTTTATATATAAGTGCTTCAATTAAAAAAATAAAAAACAATAGAAAAAGTCCAACAAAAACCCCGATCAGGGTATATCTAAACACAAATGATTTTGAGTATTTACGATCCATAATAGTCGAAAATTTGACTAAAAATAGATAATTTTTGATTCTAATGATACGTTGCGATTCTTTTTTTTAAAAGAATCAAATATTTTCAATTCAATAATATTTATATCGACCTAGTATTTAAACAGATGGCAGGTTTTATAAAAGGGTAAAAGGTGATATCGACTTTTTGGAATATGTTTAAACAATTTACCAGCTTGGTTTTAAAATAAAAGGTGCAATACTTTCTAAGGGTAGAATCTTATCTACTACACCCAATTTTATGGCTTCTTTCGGCATTCCAAATACAATACAACTATTTTCATCCTGTGCAATCGTTTTGGCGCCTGCATTTTTCATTTCCAGCAAACCTCTTGCCCCATCATCTCCCATACCTGTCATAATAATCCCAATGGCATTTGCACCAGCATACTTTGCAGTACTTCTGAAAAGAACATCAACAGATGGGCGGTGACGATTCACCAAAGGACCCTCTTGTACTTCAACAAAGTACCTAGCTCCGCTTCGCTTTAAAAGTGTATGATAATTACCAGGTGCAATAAGCGCATGCCCTGGTAGAACAGCATCCCCGTTTTTTGCTTCTGCTACAGTAATTTTACATATTTCATTTAACCGATCTGCGAATGATTTTGTAAATTTTTCAGGCATATGCTGTACTATTACAACTCCAGGGCAATTAATCGGTAAGGCTTGTAAAAATGTAGTTAACGCTTCAGTTCCACCTGTTGATGCTCCAACTGCTATAACTATTTCAGTGGTTTTTAGCATACTATTAGCACTAACCAGTGGGGATAAGATAACATCTGCTGATAATTTCGGTTGTACATCAGGGACATCGGTAATTTTTCTTCTCCTGATTTTTGAATTTGCTGCTGCCTTTATGGCATCACAAATCCGAATTTGCGATTCTTCAATGAACTGTTTTGTGTTCATCTGAGGTTTTGTAATGATCTCAAGAGCACCATACTCCAAAGCTCGTATCCCTGTTTGGGTTCCAGCCTCAGTTAAACTTGAGATAATTACTACAGGTATTGGATGTTGAGACATTATTTTTTTCAGAAAAGTCAAACCATCCATTCGAGGCATTTCTACATCTAAGGTTATTACATCCGGAACTTCTTCGGCTATTTTTTTCGCAGCATAAAAAGGATCTGGTGCAGTTCCTAGCACCTCCAACATAGGATCTGTAGCTATAATTTGAGATAAACTCTGCCTTACAACAGCAGAATCATCAACTATCAATACTCTAATTTTTTTTGACATCTACTTAAAGTATATGTGGTTAAACCAGATTATTTTTACAAGCATCTTTATTAATAAAGCGTTGTTTTACTTCCCCAGTAAAAGAATCAAACTCAATTTTACGTCCGAGTTTACCGCCAACGCTTTTAGCTACTATGGGAATCTTAAATTCGCCAAGCATTTCATACGCTATAGCAATATTTCTAGACCCAATATTAAAAACTTTTATACTTGATTCAATCACTTCTGCTCCACCAAATACTTTAGCAATTAGGTTACTTTTTTGTGAACCAAGAGAAAGCATTTTATCAACCAATTTTTCTGCAGCGATATTGCCATACTTTGGGCTAGCAAGACCTTGACCATTCCATAAAGGTAGCATAAAATGG
Encoded proteins:
- a CDS encoding PAS domain-containing protein, whose amino-acid sequence is MDRKYSKSFVFRYTLIGVFVGLFLLFFIFLIEALIYKIALTLPGVLELHRVAPILYFLDLLPFLFATISYYFVRYVSIVQTELNDNLETELSRQRKLYRFVEKLRGGDIDADYVLDESDILGKSIVNLRDNLKVSKQEEITRRNEDEQRNWIAEGMAKFGEILRSDNDNMEELSYQVISNLVKYIDANQGGFYLLEDNDPGDKHFLQTACYAYERRKFADQRVEWGEGIVGTCALEAQTIFLKKVPDSYLNITSGLGRANPKCLLVVPLKVRDEIHGVLEIATFNVFEKYQIDFIEKVAESIASTIATVKINIRTSKLLRESQNQSEILAAQEEQMRQNMEELQATQEEASRQAEKFISFTNSVNHTLIRAEYDVNGTLLYANTRFLNKLEYSSNSEVEGKHIYMFINKKDRLWFDDLWKNLAKGGKHFEGDMKHVTRSGKDLWTIATYTCVRNQFGGVEKVLFLAIDTTDQKKQSLDFEGQINALNISSIKSEFSPTGELLDANEKFLATTGYNFHEAKTKSIYDFVAENDRKNLERIWDDLTHGISFEGPIKFLTKADEKRWFRVTFSVVKDMYEEIAKVIFIANDITREKVMEKETKEQTERLMVQEDLLRQNEVELNRKLRQAREEVKNQFKEIEKAKIRNEKILEGFLDAVVITDQDGIVNFFNNAAEQLFEVSKSYIIGQNIRLLFPNEIDGKDEFLDAYLDPQKQKIVGQRREINITSKSGKEIPVLMLLSETKIGREITYTAFIQNISVDLF
- a CDS encoding chemotaxis protein CheD, whose translation is MIEIQQYFLYPSTLYASRTPTNVNTILGSCVAICLYDPILKIGGINHFMLPLWNGQGLASPKYGNIAAEKLVDKMLSLGSQKSNLIAKVFGGAEVIESSIKVFNIGSRNIAIAYEMLGEFKIPIVAKSVGGKLGRKIEFDSFTGEVKQRFINKDACKNNLV
- a CDS encoding chemotaxis response regulator protein-glutamate methylesterase — encoded protein: MSKKIRVLIVDDSAVVRQSLSQIIATDPMLEVLGTAPDPFYAAKKIAEEVPDVITLDVEMPRMDGLTFLKKIMSQHPIPVVIISSLTEAGTQTGIRALEYGALEIITKPQMNTKQFIEESQIRICDAIKAAANSKIRRRKITDVPDVQPKLSADVILSPLVSANSMLKTTEIVIAVGASTGGTEALTTFLQALPINCPGVVIVQHMPEKFTKSFADRLNEICKITVAEAKNGDAVLPGHALIAPGNYHTLLKRSGARYFVEVQEGPLVNRHRPSVDVLFRSTAKYAGANAIGIIMTGMGDDGARGLLEMKNAGAKTIAQDENSCIVFGMPKEAIKLGVVDKILPLESIAPFILKPSW